GCGGCGGTCATCGTCTCGCGACCTGGGGCGGCCTCGGGACGACCCGGGACGGCAAGCCGCTCGGCGCTGCGACCAACGGTCAGCTGTCCGGCCACACGGTCGTCGTCGACGGCGGGACCGGCCGGATCGATCCCGCGAAGGGCACGGCCACCATCCGCTGGAAGGGTACGTTCACCGTCCTCCTCTACAGCGGGATGTCGTTCTTCACCGTGACCGACCCGGTACTGAGCGTCAGCAAGGGCGAGGCGCGCCTCGACGCCACGCTCGGCGGCTACGCGAGCGACCGCGACGACACCACCGTCTGGAAGCCGGTCTCGCCCACGTCGGTACGCCTCGCCAACGCCCCCGCGAGAGGCCTCGGCAACGCACGCGGCTTCACGGTGACGCCCCGCTATGCGGGTGTCCGGTACGACGCCCCGACCGGCGCCGTCGCGCAGAGCCGGAGCGCGACCGGTTGGGGCGCCTTCCCGACCTCGTTCATCCGCTTCCAGGAGCGCGTCGGCACCGCCCCGTACTGGTACAGCAGCGGCGCGTCGACCGACCGCTTCAAGGCGGCGCTGCCGATCACGTTCAGCTACGACGCCGACAAGCCGGCCAAGACGCCGCGGTCCGACGGGCAGGACGAGTCGGGCGACGGCGGGCCGACGACGACCACGCCGCCGAGCACCACGACCGGCGCTCCGACGACCGCTGCACCCACGGCAGCGGTGCCGGCCCCGGTGGTCCCGCCGCCGGCAGCGACCGTCCTCGGAGCCGCGGCGGTCCCGGTGGGCACCACCCAAGGCGTACGCCCGGTGGCGCAGCCGCTCAACACGTCGCCGCACTCCTGGCCCTGGTGGGTCGGCGGCGCGATGGCCGCGGCCGCGCTCCTCGTCACGGCCGGCTCGCGCGTCCTGACCCGAAGAGCCCTCTGACTTCTCTCCTCCCAGCACCACACGTCCCCGGAAGCACACGAAGGGAAACACCATGTCCACGTCCCTCCCCCAGCGGTTCAGGCGCCTCGTCGCCGGCACCGCTGTGACCGCCCTCGCGGCAGGGTCTCTCGCCCTCGCCGCAGCGCCGGCGCAGGCAGCACCCAAGTCGGTCGACGACGCCAGGTTCACGTGGGGTCTCAGCAACGAGGCCGGCGGCGGCGCCTACAACGGCAGCTGCAACTTCCTGTCCGCAGGCGAGGCCGGAGACACCGGCTCGTCGCGCGACTGGACCGAGTCCGACGGCTTCTATCGGACGACGGACGGCAACGTCTCGGTCGTGAAGCCCAACGCTGCGGGCGTCGACGTCACGCCGACCTGGGCGACCAAGTGCCAGGACCGCAACGGCGCGACGGTGTCGGCGATGAACGTGAACTCCAAGAGCGAGAACAAGGTCGTGATCACGGACGGCACGGGCACCGTGGACGCGACGGCGGGCACTGCGACGATCCAGTGGGACGGGTCCTTCACCGTCGCCTTCTACGGGGGTCTGACGTACTGGACGGCCACCGACCCGAAGCTGACCGTGAATGCTGACGGGACCGGCACCGTCACTGCCACCGCGTCCGGCTACGGGACCGACATGGTCGACACGAGCAAGTGGGCCGCGATCGCTCCGCAGCAGGTGACGCTCGCCAACCTCACGGACGTCGACGTCACCGCGACCGGCATCGACGTGACGCCGCAGTACCTCGGTGTCGCGGTCACCGTCCCCGCAGGGATGGCACCGCAGTCGACCAGCGGCAGCTTCTGGGGTGCTTTCCCCCAGGACTACGTCGCGTTCCAGGGACTCACGGGCCAGTCCTCGTACTGGTACTCGAGCGGCAGCGGGCGGGACGCGGCCAAGGTCGCGACACCGATCTCGGTCGACTACACCGTCGCTCCCGACCCGGCCCCGGCCATCGTCACGGTCAGCGACACGACGATCGTCAACACCGGCGAGCACGAGATCACGGTGACGGGTTCGGGCTTCGACCCCGCGCTCGCCACCGGCGCCCGCCCGCCGCTCCCGGGCCAGCCTTCCGGTGCGTACGTCGTCCTCGGCACGGTCGCCGACGTCTGGAAGCCCAGCGTCGGTGCGGCCTCGAGCACCCGCAAGGCACTGAACGCGACCAGCCAGAAGTGGGCCGTGCCCGCTGCACAGATGGCCACGATCGGCGGCGCCGCCGCAGGCGCCATCGAGCTCAAGCCTGACGGCACCTTCAGCACCACCGTGACCGTCTCCAAGGACGCCTACGACGCAGCGACCGGCAAGCTCGCCAACTTCGGCATCTTCACCTACGCCGGAAGCGGCGCCGTCCAGGCCGCGTACGAGACCTACACGCCCATCACGTTCGTCGACCCGGAGCCCGAGCCGGTCCCGGCCGTCGCCTCGACGACCGCCATCACGGCTCCCGGCACGCTCGTCTACGGCCGCGGCGCCACCGCGACGGTCCACGTGAAGTCCTCGAAGGCTCTGGCCGGCAAGGTCACGCTGTACGACGGGTCGCGCTCGCTCGGCACCAAGACGGTCGTCGGCGGCAAGACGTCGTACGCGCTGCCGAAGACCCTCACCGTCGGCGCGCACCGCCTGAAGGCCGTCTTCACCTCGAGCAACGCCGCAGTCGTGAAGAGCTCGACCTCGACCCAGCGTCCGCTCAACGTCATCAAGGTCGCCACCAAGGCCGGCGTCAAGGTCAAGAAGCCGACGCGCAAGAAGAAGGGCAAGGCGACGATCACGGTCTCCGGCGCCCCCAAGGCGAACGGCACGGCGACCGTGGTCGTCAAGGCCAAGGGCGTCAAGAAGACGATCCGCGTGAAGGTCAAGAACGGCAGGGCGGTCGTGAGCCTGCCGAAGGCCAAGAAGAAGGGCACCTACAAGGTCACCGTGTCCTTCAAGGCCACCGCGACCCACACCGGAGCCGTCAAGTCGGTCAAGGTCAAGGTCACGAAGTAGGACCCACAGACCTGACACAAGGACCCGACGTTCCTGCCCCGCAGAGGGGAGGGACGTCGGGTTCTTTCGTCGGGTCGCGCCTCAGGCACCGACGGCGCGGAGCACGAATCGCTCGGTGACCGCCACCGCGTTGTCACGCTCGGACGCCTCGGGATGCGTCACCTGGCGGCTCTGGAGGCACGCGAGCACGAGCGCGGTGGTCGCCCGCAGGTCGTCGACCACGAACGCGCCCTGGCTCATGCCGTCCTCGAGGACGTCGCGGAGCAGGCTCTCGACGACGATCACGTGCTCGCGCATGTGCAGGAGGGCGTCGCGCGACAGCAGCGAGTAGAGCTGCGGCCCCAGCCCCATGTGCATCTC
Above is a genomic segment from Mumia sp. Pv4-285 containing:
- a CDS encoding Ig-like domain repeat protein, giving the protein MSTSLPQRFRRLVAGTAVTALAAGSLALAAAPAQAAPKSVDDARFTWGLSNEAGGGAYNGSCNFLSAGEAGDTGSSRDWTESDGFYRTTDGNVSVVKPNAAGVDVTPTWATKCQDRNGATVSAMNVNSKSENKVVITDGTGTVDATAGTATIQWDGSFTVAFYGGLTYWTATDPKLTVNADGTGTVTATASGYGTDMVDTSKWAAIAPQQVTLANLTDVDVTATGIDVTPQYLGVAVTVPAGMAPQSTSGSFWGAFPQDYVAFQGLTGQSSYWYSSGSGRDAAKVATPISVDYTVAPDPAPAIVTVSDTTIVNTGEHEITVTGSGFDPALATGARPPLPGQPSGAYVVLGTVADVWKPSVGAASSTRKALNATSQKWAVPAAQMATIGGAAAGAIELKPDGTFSTTVTVSKDAYDAATGKLANFGIFTYAGSGAVQAAYETYTPITFVDPEPEPVPAVASTTAITAPGTLVYGRGATATVHVKSSKALAGKVTLYDGSRSLGTKTVVGGKTSYALPKTLTVGAHRLKAVFTSSNAAVVKSSTSTQRPLNVIKVATKAGVKVKKPTRKKKGKATITVSGAPKANGTATVVVKAKGVKKTIRVKVKNGRAVVSLPKAKKKGTYKVTVSFKATATHTGAVKSVKVKVTK